The Trichocoleus desertorum ATA4-8-CV12 nucleotide sequence GGCTTGAATGATCAGTTCCGCGATCTTATTGAGCTTGGCCGTGTCTACCTTGCCTTGGAGTTGTTCTATAGCCCAAGTCAAACTTTCTAAACACCGCTCTTGATCGCGATCTACATCCATGTGACCCTCCCTACTTCCCCTGATTCCACCAGTGAACACGTACGACTACTTATAGTTTGTATACCAGTCTTGAGAGAACCGAAAAGTTTGCCTCAATACTGGATTCTCGTTGATTGTACCCAGTTCGGAGATTGGTAGTTGTGAGGGCGATCGCTTTAAGCAGTAATTTTCGCGAACTCGCTACAGATCGTAATAATTGACTCGGAGAAGTGAGCGATCGCGAGGGGCGCAGTCGTTCGGAGCGCAGTCGTTCGGAGCACAATAAGAAAGTAGAACGCTCAAACGCTGAACGAATAAAGCCCGATCCTGATTGCATCCCGTAGGAGAAAATTGATGACAGACCTGAAATTCGGTGGCGTGGGTGAGCCGCATGACCTGAACCGCTTTGTGAAAGCGCAGGAGCACGATTACGAACGGGCACTCTCCGAGGTCAAGCAGGGTCGGAAGCGATCGCATTGGATGTGGTATATCTTCCCGCAGTTCGACGGGCTAGGGTTCAGCGCGACCTCTAAGCGATACGCGATCAAGAGCGTTGCAGAAACTAAGGCATACCTAAATCATCCGATTTTGGGGCC carries:
- a CDS encoding DUF1810 domain-containing protein gives rise to the protein MTDLKFGGVGEPHDLNRFVKAQEHDYERALSEVKQGRKRSHWMWYIFPQFDGLGFSATSKRYAIKSVAETKAYLNHPILGPRLIESAEAALSVEGRSAHEIFGSPDDMKLQSCATLFAYVSPEGSVFQQLLNKFFNGDRDQKTLELLTNSLQVD